The Musa acuminata AAA Group cultivar baxijiao chromosome BXJ1-3, Cavendish_Baxijiao_AAA, whole genome shotgun sequence genome window below encodes:
- the LOC135616616 gene encoding photosystem I reaction center subunit V, chloroplastic-like, whose product MASTVFTPSFHGLRPLKPTDSCKLPQTRAVAVKPSRCARKPGSIRSELNPSLVISLSTGLSLFLGRFVFFNFQRENVAKQGLPEQNGVTHFEAGDSRAKEFSALLKSNDPVGFNIVDVLAWGSIGHIVAYYILATSSNGYDPNFFG is encoded by the coding sequence ATGGCTTCCACTGTCTTCACCCCCTCCTTCCATGGCCTCCGACCCCTCAAGCCGACCGACTCCTGCAAGCTGCCCCAGACGCGGGCCGTCGCCGTCAAGCCTTCCCGCTGCGCCCGCAAACCCGGTTCGATCCGGTCGGAGCTGAACCCGTCGCTGGTCATCAGCCTCAGCACCGGCCTCTCCCTCTTCCTGGGCAGGTTCGTCTTCTTCAACTTCCAGCGCGAGAACGTGGCGAAGCAGGGCCTGCCGGAGCAGAACGGCGTGACGCACTTCGAGGCGGGCGACAGCCGGGCGAAGGAGTTCTCCGCGCTGCTCAAGTCCAACGATCCGGTGGGGTTCAACATCGTGGACGTGCTTGCTTGGGGATCCATCGGCCACATCGTCGCCTACTACATCCTTGCCACCTCCAGCAATGGATACGATCCCAATTTCTTTGGTTGA
- the LOC135581756 gene encoding phosphatidylinositol/phosphatidylcholine transfer protein SFH13-like isoform X1, which yields MTFEKMKECSEGSFTYDERKETRPDVENYEDERRRTRIASLRKKALHASTKFSHSLKKRGKRKVDFRVPSFSIEDVRDAEEEQAVHAFRQELIAKELLPDKHDDYHTILRFLKARRFDFEKTIQMWAEMLRWREEFGTDLILEDFEFEELEEVLHYYPQGYHGVDKEGRPVYIERLGKVEPNKLMHITTIDRYLKYHVQEFERALHEKFPACSFAAKRHIGSATTILDVHGVGLKNFSKTARDLLLNMHKIDGDYYPETLHQMFIVNAGHGFKLLWNTVKGFLDPKTTSKIHVLGTRYQCKLLEAIDSSQLPEFLGGSCTCYSEGGCLRSNKGPWNDPVIMKIVNSVGAACIREIRHVSDGEQANASYRMRHQLKRRNSDTSTAESGSDADDLGSPVIFSTAEYTHLAPVNEEVRGADSTGYYFSRDEHLVSVFKPVESGGKGAGSALKSSTEIKDDGCAFATGTSNSLGGLSTDRHNTIKDDAEEGKLQYISRALMKLLVKVLSFLRIFRRRPERRLENVHPSDVSSLIPDNHIVSEAVKEDKVTPYIERLEKLELILNELSRKPAEIPQEKEHAILDSMNRIKNVEFDLHKTNKVLQSTVMKQLEIEATLESLNDTSVRTLTLHQTILQTFKFVK from the exons ATGACTTTTGAGAAAATGAAAG AATGTTCTGAGGGATCTTTTACTTACgatgaaagaaaagaaacaaggcCTGATGTGGAGAACTACGAGGATGAGCGCAGAAGAACAAGAATTGCGTCTCTTAGGAAGAAAGCATTGCATGCTTCCACTAAATTCTCTCATTCTCTGAAGAAGCGAGGTAAGAGGAAAGTTGATTTCAGGGTTCCTTCATTTTCAATCGAGGATGTGAGAGATGCTGAGGAGGAGCAAGCAGTTCATGCATTCCGGCAAGAACTCATTGCCAAGGAACTATTGCCTGATAAACATGATGATTATCATACGATACTCAG ATTCCTCAAAGCTAGGAGGTTCGACTTTGAGAAAACAATCCAGATGTGGGCTGAGATGCTTCGATGGAGAGAAGAATTTGGAACAGACTTGATTCTGGAG GACTTTGAGTTTGAAGAGCTGGAGGAGGTTTTGCACTATTATCCTCAGGGTTACCATGGAGTTGATAAGGAGGGAAGGCCTGTGTACATTGAGAGACTTGGGAAAGTTGAGCCCAATAAGCTTATGCACATAACTACAATAGATCGCTACTTAAAATATCATGTGCAAGAGTTTGAGAGAGCCCTGCATGAGAAATTTCCTGCATGCTCTTTTGCTGCCAAAAGGCATATTGGTTCAGCGACAACAATACTAGATGTACATGGTGTG GGCTTGAAGAATTTCAGCAAGACAGCAAGGGATCTCTTGCTTAACATGCATAAGATAGATGGCGACTACTATCCCGAG ACGCTACACCAAATGTTCATAGTTAATGCTGGCCATGGTTTTAAGCTTCTCTGGAATACTGTAAAAGGATTTCTTGATCCCAAAACAACTTCAAAGATACAT GTACTAGGCACAAGGTACCAGTGTAAACTTCTTGAAGCAATCGACTCCAG CCAATTGCCAGAATTCCTAGGTGGTTCATGTACTTGCTACAGTGAAGGAGGGTGCCTCAGATCTAATAAAGGACCATGGAATGACCCAGTTATAATGAAG ATTGTAAATAGTGTTGGAGCAGCATGTATTAGGGAAATCAGACATGTATCTGATGGAGAACAGGCCAATGCCTCTTATCGTATGCGACATCAGTTAAAG AGAAGAAACAGCGATACGTCAACTGCTGAATCAGGATCTGATGCTGACGATCTAGGTTCTCCTGTCATATTTAGCACTGCTGAATATACTCATTTAGCCCCAGTTAATGAAGAA GTTAGAGGTGCAGATTCAACAGGTTACTACTTCAGCCGTGATGAACATTTGGTGTCAGTTTTTAAGCCTGTAGAATCTGGTGGAAAAGGAGCAGGATCTGCTTTGAAGTCATCCACTGAAATAAAAGATGATGGCTGTGCTTTTGCCACTGGAACATCAAATTCCCTAG GTGGCTTGTCAACTGATAGACACAATACTATCAAGGATGATGCTGAAGAAGGAAAACTACAATATATTTCTAGAGCATTGATGAAGCTGTTGGTAAAAGTGTTATCCTTCCTTCGAATTTTTCGAAGGAGACCAGAAAGGAGATTGGAGAATGTTCATCCATCAGATGTGTCGAGCCTGATACCTGATAACCATATAGTGAGTGAAGCTGTCAAGGAAGATAAAGTCACTCCTTACATAGAACGCCTCGAGAAGCTTGAGTTGATATTGAATGAACTTAGCCGCAAACCTGCAGAGATTCCACAAGAGAAAGAACATGCAATCCTAGATTCAATGAACAGGATAAAAAATGTTGAGTTTGATCTTCACAAGACAAATAAA GTACTGCAATCAACTGTGATGAAGCAATTGGAGATCGAAGCAACTTTAGAATCTCTAAATGACACCAGTGTTAGG ACATTGACCTTGCATCAAACAATTCTTCAGACTTTTAAATTTGTCAAATAG
- the LOC135616610 gene encoding WPP domain-interacting protein 1-like, which produces MASLGEIKVELNGEMGHEEPPRFVSPIEIGGGDPAREEKGCVSPAEDISSPGAVKANEDPLARSHSNPVGSRSGEATQVVPSKPAPLRGYGLKRRRRIRRDTNKDVISNVDSAQILGRRLSHAEPSKARDDNKHMSDGEGEGKGSAASLASMNIGGTPFLVAPTSLDPELDFLVTASGFSIGIDSENSDDHSSKSSTAASAPRLPYEAIGFGRDRSNTRIGGGKGSGHAVQQRGQRAKGGRINTGKKFRENRVKNEMENSYSSIESDLMSSNMAFVRVDSMGSYGKQSEKSINFDGEQSDDARLSGEVRSGFYIENGKVGDSSREDLYAHLSGEENNTKSENSQPGTDLDSFLESIVSLQSIKEALENEIQNIGGIAKDTISDDSDNQYEETEGTSSPSVEAKSAELNQKIGHLEGKLVEAVTNVNAKESKILELEAILKKKERECTNLSFLQEKCKVMEVELSNLLEKIIEAEIGYLVMTRTTQSWSVLAEDHISLLEEQRSPSGDPSKMMLMVNSAENKPMMLRRGAEELDKDISVTQEVLRLHGRVLKYSLCLSIETVILCIVFVLFIMQLLPSYNGVTPT; this is translated from the exons ATGGCTTCTTTGGGTGAAATAAAGGTGGAGCTCAATGGAGAAATGGGCCACGAAGAGCCTCCTCGGTTCGTTTCCCCAATTGAGATAGGTGGTGGAGATCCAGCTCGGGAGGAGAAAGGGTGTGTTTCTCCAGCGGAAGATATTTCCTCTCCTGGGGCCGTGAAGGCAAACGAAGATCCACTCGCGCGATCACATTCGAATCCGGTGGGATCTCGTTCGGGTGAAGCGACCCAGGTGGTGCCGTCGAAGCCGGCCCCTTTGAGGGGTTATGGattgaagaggaggaggagaattagGAGGGATACGAAcaaagatgtaataagcaatgttGATTCTGCTCAGATTCTGGGACGCAGGCTTTCACACGCGGAGCCGTCAAAGGCTCGTGATGATAACAAGCACATGAGCGATGGAGAGGGTGAAGGTAAAGGTTCAGCTGCTTCATTGGCGTCGATGAACATAGGAGGCACTCCTTTTCTTGTCGCCCCCACCTCATTAGATCCAGAGCTCGATTTCTTAGTCACGGCTTCTGGTTTCAGTATAGGCATAGACTCTGAGAATAGTGATGACCATAGTAGTAAGTCATCTACAGCTGCAAGTGCTCCAAGGCTGCCGTACGAAGCTATTGGTTTTGGGAGGGACAGAAGCAACACAAGGATTGGTGGTGGAAAAGGATCAGGGCATGCTGTCCAACAAAGAGGCCAACGGGCAAAAGGAGGCAGAATCAATACTGGTAAGAAATTTAGAGAAAATCGAGTtaagaatgagatggagaactcctactcaagcatTGAATCTGACTTGATGAGTTCAAATATGGCTTTTGTGCGTGTGGACAGCATGGGTAGTTATGGGAAGCAGAGTGAGAAATCTATCAACTTTGATGGTGAACAGAGTGATGATGCTAGGCTAAGTGGGGAAGTTAGATCAGGTTTCTACATTGAGAATGGGAAAGTTGGAGATTCATCAAGAGAAGATTTATATGCGCATCTGTCAGGGGAGGAGAATAATACTAAAAGTGAGAACAGCCAACCAGGGACAGATCTTGATTCCTTTCTTGAATCAATTGTTTCTCTCCAATCGATAAAAGAAGCACTTGAAAATG AAATCCAAAATATTGGGGGAATTGCAAAAGACACAATATCTGATGATTCTGACAACCAATATGAAGAAACAGAAGGGACTAGCTCCCCAAGTGTCGAAGCCAAATCTGCTGAACTGAACCAGAAGATAGGGCATCTGGAAGGCAAATTAGTTGAAGCAGTAACCAATGTCAATGCCAAGGAATCAAAAATACTTGAGCTTGAAGCGATCCTCAAGAAGAAGGAAAGAGAATGTACCAATCTTTCATTCCTTCAAGAGAAGTGCAAGGTGATGGAGGTTGAGCTTTCAAACCTGCTCGAGAAGATTATAGAGGCAGAAATCGGGTACTTGGTCATGACAAGAACTACTCAAAGTTGGAGTGTTCTAGCAGAAGATCACATTTCTCTTCTTGAGGAGCAGAGATCTCCATCTGGGGATCCGTCAAAGATGATGCTTATGGTGAACAGTGCTGAAAACAAACCTATGATGTTAAGAAGAGGAGCGGAGGAACTAGATAAGGATATATCAGTGACCCAAGAGGTCTTGAGACTGCATGGTAGAGTATTGAAGTACTCTCTTTGTCTTTCTATCGAGACGGTGATACTGTGTATTGTCTTCGTCTTGTTCATCATGCAATTATTGCCGTCATATAACGGTGTCACTCCCACGTAA
- the LOC135581756 gene encoding phosphatidylinositol/phosphatidylcholine transfer protein SFH13-like isoform X2 yields MTFEKMKECSEGSFTYDERKETRPDVENYEDERRRTRIASLRKKALHASTKFSHSLKKRGKRKVDFRVPSFSIEDVRDAEEEQAVHAFRQELIAKELLPDKHDDYHTILRFLKARRFDFEKTIQMWAEMLRWREEFGTDLILEDFEFEELEEVLHYYPQGYHGVDKEGRPVYIERLGKVEPNKLMHITTIDRYLKYHVQEFERALHEKFPACSFAAKRHIGSATTILDVHGVGLKNFSKTARDLLLNMHKIDGDYYPETLHQMFIVNAGHGFKLLWNTVKGFLDPKTTSKIHVLGTRYQCKLLEAIDSSQLPEFLGGSCTCYSEGGCLRSNKGPWNDPVIMKIVNSVGAACIREIRHVSDGEQANASYRMRHQLKRRNSDTSTAESGSDADDLGSPVIFSTAEYTHLAPVNEEVRGADSTGYYFSRDEHLVSVFKPVESGGKGAGSALKSSTEIKDDGCAFATGTSNSLGGLSTDRHNTIKDDAEEGKLQYISRALMKLLVKVLSFLRIFRRRPERRLENVHPSDVSSLIPDNHIVSEAVKEDKVTPYIERLEKLELILNELSRKPAEIPQEKEHAILDSMNRIKNVEFDLHKTNKVLQSTVMKQLEIEATLESLNDTSVRRRKFC; encoded by the exons ATGACTTTTGAGAAAATGAAAG AATGTTCTGAGGGATCTTTTACTTACgatgaaagaaaagaaacaaggcCTGATGTGGAGAACTACGAGGATGAGCGCAGAAGAACAAGAATTGCGTCTCTTAGGAAGAAAGCATTGCATGCTTCCACTAAATTCTCTCATTCTCTGAAGAAGCGAGGTAAGAGGAAAGTTGATTTCAGGGTTCCTTCATTTTCAATCGAGGATGTGAGAGATGCTGAGGAGGAGCAAGCAGTTCATGCATTCCGGCAAGAACTCATTGCCAAGGAACTATTGCCTGATAAACATGATGATTATCATACGATACTCAG ATTCCTCAAAGCTAGGAGGTTCGACTTTGAGAAAACAATCCAGATGTGGGCTGAGATGCTTCGATGGAGAGAAGAATTTGGAACAGACTTGATTCTGGAG GACTTTGAGTTTGAAGAGCTGGAGGAGGTTTTGCACTATTATCCTCAGGGTTACCATGGAGTTGATAAGGAGGGAAGGCCTGTGTACATTGAGAGACTTGGGAAAGTTGAGCCCAATAAGCTTATGCACATAACTACAATAGATCGCTACTTAAAATATCATGTGCAAGAGTTTGAGAGAGCCCTGCATGAGAAATTTCCTGCATGCTCTTTTGCTGCCAAAAGGCATATTGGTTCAGCGACAACAATACTAGATGTACATGGTGTG GGCTTGAAGAATTTCAGCAAGACAGCAAGGGATCTCTTGCTTAACATGCATAAGATAGATGGCGACTACTATCCCGAG ACGCTACACCAAATGTTCATAGTTAATGCTGGCCATGGTTTTAAGCTTCTCTGGAATACTGTAAAAGGATTTCTTGATCCCAAAACAACTTCAAAGATACAT GTACTAGGCACAAGGTACCAGTGTAAACTTCTTGAAGCAATCGACTCCAG CCAATTGCCAGAATTCCTAGGTGGTTCATGTACTTGCTACAGTGAAGGAGGGTGCCTCAGATCTAATAAAGGACCATGGAATGACCCAGTTATAATGAAG ATTGTAAATAGTGTTGGAGCAGCATGTATTAGGGAAATCAGACATGTATCTGATGGAGAACAGGCCAATGCCTCTTATCGTATGCGACATCAGTTAAAG AGAAGAAACAGCGATACGTCAACTGCTGAATCAGGATCTGATGCTGACGATCTAGGTTCTCCTGTCATATTTAGCACTGCTGAATATACTCATTTAGCCCCAGTTAATGAAGAA GTTAGAGGTGCAGATTCAACAGGTTACTACTTCAGCCGTGATGAACATTTGGTGTCAGTTTTTAAGCCTGTAGAATCTGGTGGAAAAGGAGCAGGATCTGCTTTGAAGTCATCCACTGAAATAAAAGATGATGGCTGTGCTTTTGCCACTGGAACATCAAATTCCCTAG GTGGCTTGTCAACTGATAGACACAATACTATCAAGGATGATGCTGAAGAAGGAAAACTACAATATATTTCTAGAGCATTGATGAAGCTGTTGGTAAAAGTGTTATCCTTCCTTCGAATTTTTCGAAGGAGACCAGAAAGGAGATTGGAGAATGTTCATCCATCAGATGTGTCGAGCCTGATACCTGATAACCATATAGTGAGTGAAGCTGTCAAGGAAGATAAAGTCACTCCTTACATAGAACGCCTCGAGAAGCTTGAGTTGATATTGAATGAACTTAGCCGCAAACCTGCAGAGATTCCACAAGAGAAAGAACATGCAATCCTAGATTCAATGAACAGGATAAAAAATGTTGAGTTTGATCTTCACAAGACAAATAAA GTACTGCAATCAACTGTGATGAAGCAATTGGAGATCGAAGCAACTTTAGAATCTCTAAATGACACCAGTGTTAGG AGAAGAAAATTTTGTTGA